In Ovis aries strain OAR_USU_Benz2616 breed Rambouillet chromosome 13, ARS-UI_Ramb_v3.0, whole genome shotgun sequence, the following are encoded in one genomic region:
- the LOC105607887 gene encoding phytanoyl-CoA dioxygenase, peroxisomal-like: MRDATIAKSEYVPSEKVVSKVQDFQEDLELFRYCTLPEILKYMECFTGPNIMAMHTMLINKPPDSGKKTSRHPLHQDLHYFPFRPSNSTVCACTAMEHIDWNNGCLAVLPGTHRGPLKLHDYLQWEGGVNIMFHRIQDYDKNNAQVH, encoded by the exons ATGAGAGATGCCACCATTGCAAAATCAGAATATGTGCCAAGTGAGAAAGTGGTTTCCAAGGTCCAGGATTTCCAAGAAGATTTGGAACTCTTCAGATACTGCACCCTCCCTGAG ATTCTGAAATATATGGAGTGCTTCACTGGACCCAATATTATGGCCATGCATACAATGCTGATAAATAAACCTCCAGATTCTG GCAAGAAGACATCCCGTCATCCCTTGCACCAGGATCTGCACTATTTCCCCTTCAGGCCCAGCAATAGCACCGTTTGTGCCTGCACAGCCATGGAGCACATTGACTGGAACAATGGCTGTCTGGCTGTGCTGCCAGGGACACACAGAGGCCCCTTGAAACTCCATGATTATCTCCAGTGGGAG GGAGGAGTGAACATCATGTTCCACAGGATCCAGGACTATGacaaaaacaatgcccaggtgCACTAG